From the genome of Clavelina lepadiformis chromosome 2, kaClaLepa1.1, whole genome shotgun sequence:
ATACCTCTTGTGCTTCCTCTTGTCTTAGTAACATGTGcaccaaattgtttttttgctttgcGTGACAATTATTGTCGCCCAGTATTCAGTTTTGAAGCCCATCGTTACTCTGAAACGAAGCTAACTGTTTTTCACCATCGCTTCGTGTTACATAGCAATTCAGTTCTTTCATTTTACTCTGATAAGGGATTGAAGTTAGTCCGAAACAAGTTAGACAGTTTGTTACAAAGATGCCTATTTTTGCACACGTTGTGcttattgcaataatttgatatttacttatcatttttgcaaatatcaTTTTTGTCGCTTTAAATTGCGTAAGCAGGAAATTTGCAtagacaaataaatttttgtatctgtcaataatttgttgtttgaatAAGCAAAACTATACACAATTTGCAGGTTACCTGAAGTGTTATAGCACAAGTTGTGTCATAAATACTGTAAGGTGACAGCCATTAACAAGATTAATGTTTGATACGTCTCGTATAtgttttactttgcttttaatGACGCGAACATTTGTCACAGTTGCAAGTgtttatgttattatttatccCATTATTCTCGCATTAGAATAGAAAATTGCACACCTGGCTCAGAAGTAAAATCGGTTTGTAGCTTAATGTAACTCTATAGCTACGAGTTTTCTGCTCGAGCTCagaaatttttacattttgttacaaaaatctGCTCACCTTGAATGTATCTTAGAAGGGACACTGTCTGCAGAATGCAGTGATGCATCAGCTGTACTGATATTGTAGAAAAGTGATTTACGTTTTAAATGTACTTTAAGGTTTCCGATTAATGACCGCCAGCACACACGTTCAAACCGGACAGAAAGTCCAGTTCGttgctacactgaccggagcAAGCAAGTTCAACCTCCACTGTGAGATTTCGTACAATAGTTTCAAAACTGGATTTTCAACTAAAACTCTCACAGCTGAGCGGTCATTCGAGTATGCGGGAGAGTATTtggtttttgcaaaatgcttTATCGGTAGAATTGGCAGTATACGCTATTTTACAACTCCAGACCTGTTTCTTTACGTGCAAGACTTTTTATCGGCATCAAAGTTACAAGTATCTCTCCAACAAAACGACTTCCAAACATATCCAGCCTCAACTGAACTCATCTTCCACCACAAATATTACTTTCCCATCTCCTACGCTCTCATGttggatgacgtcatcataacCGAGCTTCAGACGTCACAAACGtttgataaaaagaaaattttatcgaACGAAACGGTCAAGTTCGAACTGAACTCAACCATGCAACGATTGGTTGGACCGGgaaaacatgacgtcatattatTGTTGCAAAATCATGTTTCATCCGTGACGTATTCTAAACCAGTCATATTCTACGAAGAGATTAAAAATCTTACAGTTATGACGGAACAATACGTCGGTCTTCGACCCAATGTTTTCGTCATAAGCGTGACAGTTAGTTCAGGAGCTCCGGTAAATCTTGCAATCGACATCATATCGACTCGAACCAGACTGTCGGTCTTCAGAAGTACTAAAGTCTGCCCACGTGATTGCCACACGATGGCGATAGAGGCAACGTTGCCTCAAGCAGATATTTACGATGCTGTCGCAACAGCTACAAATAATATCTCTGAATTGACGTCATCGGCATCTTTTGAAGCGCTGCCACAGATCCACGACGTATATATTACGTCACGGGGATTTGAATACCAAACCCGTAGAGAGGTATTTATATTCATCAGAGGTGACGTGAGAAAATGCGACATGAATTTAACAATCGGCGAAAATGCAGCCAAGAATTTGACTTTGACGATTTCAAAAACGAAATATAAACATGTGGGTTTGCCAAATCTACCGTTTGACGCCGAACCTTACATGTTAATTACAAACGAAAGTCTTTTCGACGAAGCTCGGCAGGTCGTCGTGCTTATCAGAAACGAAAAACAATCGTTTCGTTTCGTTGGATATGTCCCGAAAGCTTTACCGTTGTCATGCTTGGAGAGCGTGAGAATTCGCGACGGGAAAGTTGGCGGTGGACTCGACGAACCTTTGAAAGTGGTTGAAGAGTTGGTCTTAAGCGTGGACCTTAACTTCAGATGCGTTCGAGAGTTATTCTCCGTTGATTACAAATGGCGAGCGTACCGAGTGACGTCAAAAATAGACATCCCAAAAATAGTCGATGGAGTTCAACTTAACACGAGCTCAGGTGCACCAGAACTTGTGATAAAAGCCGATGACTTGTTACCTGGGATGTACGTCATAAAGGTCAACGTTAACGTCACCTCTGACGAAAGATTAAATGTAATAGAAAAGGGCGATGACTACACCTTGGTAGAAATTCCCAagagaaaattaaattttctaatCAAGGGAGGAGATGTGGTCGAGGCTGGTGAGTCGATAAtattagatttctatgtttaagTTGTGCGGTTTCCCGTCACAAGAAATATTATCCTGAAATGCCTAATCTTTATACATAGGAatgaacacaaatattttaaaatttgagtcTTCAATCGACTTTAACAAACACGAGGAAAATATCTAACTTGACTGGTTTTGTGCCGTCGCACAAGAAGATCTACCAATGACAAAAGAGAttggaaaaatacaaagaaaaggtttgaaaagattttctcattttagatttttttgatcaaaaattgaatttttatttttcacttcCAAGGTTCCTGCTTTGGTTGGCAAACTCTTTATATTACTGGCGATGACGTCATGGAAATTTCCATGGACAAACTGGTGCGAAGCgaccattattacgtcaggCTAATCGTATCGGGTCCACATTATGACGAAACGTTCGCCGACCAGATAATTGTTATGAAGTCAACCTCAATCCCGAATGTTACTTTAAGGCGAGTTTGCAGAAATTTTTTCTTCCTACTTCCATGAGCttaaaatttatattcttTAACCTAGAAATTCTTTTAATCAAGTTCCATTTAAATTTAACGTTTTTCTTTGAACTTCAGGTGCAGGTCAAATTGCGAGAAATTGTTTTCTCCACACAAGCCAATGATTCTTCAATTAGATTGTGACGATTGTACACGTCACAGTTGGGTATTGTCAGTGAAATCTGGACAACAATTAAGTTTGTGCCAGAACCGACGATTCTGTAAACTTAATAATTCACTACTCAACATAATTAGCACGTCATCAAACGTCACAGGAATAGGTGAATCCCCATTATATAAGTTTGTTGTCatcaataaattaaaagtagACCATCATGAAATTGAACTTTGAACTTGACATCCAGGATACAATGTTGACGGTGACATGGCATCGGCAACCCTAATCCTTAACCCGTTATCACCACCTAGCGGAGGTAGTTGCAGGGTTTCACCCAGATGTGGAATCGCTTTTGTCACAAAATTTAACGTCTCCTGTTCTGGCTACGCACAAGGCCAAGCCTCTTTGAAGTTCAAGTTCTCTGTCAAGGAAAAAGGTAAATCCTCATGTTGTAGCAAGTACAGAAATGCTAAGATTAAAATTATGTCGTAGTTATTAACTCACGGTAGACTAAACCTAAACTCAGGTAAATTAGGATGTGAATATTTTTGCTAATAACTTAACTTTCCACGGGCTCTAAAACCTGGCAATCGACAACAAGAAACTTtgtgaaatgaaaatatattttgagaCATTTTTGTACAagacatattttttaaatttttatcaataaaGTTTATAAGATTAAATATGAAATATCAAACGGCTTACaactttgattttaataaaacaacgCTAATTTACgatttaaaatactttaaatcAAATAACGCACGTGGTGTGTAAGACTACGATGAGGAAATATTTCTCTAGTTTATTAATTTGCGCTTTTTTGTGCTTAAGCAAAAATGGCGATTTGCTTTCCCCTTAGTAACCTCAATACTTAATAATACgattatttaataataatttttaatgtttactCTTAAGAAGACAACTGTCTGTGGCTACATCAGGTTGgcaaaacttttaacaaacaTGACTCTTGCACTTACAACACGACATGCGGTGTTTGTAGAAGGGAAGTTATGAATAGATTAAAATCTAatatagaaatattttcagaccACGATAATCTTCTGCAAAGTAGTTGCGATCCGAACCTCTATGACCTCACATTGTCGTCAGAGGACTTAGTTTCTGACGTCACGATTTCGATCGCAATATGCGGCCTTCGTCAGTCGTGCACTGAGAAAACCTTGACCGTGACTTTGAGGAAAACTTCCGACGTCAACAAACACCTGACAAGTGACGTATTTTACGCGATTTCGAGCCACAATCTGCAGAGGACGGCGCAGGTTATACCGCCATTGTCTTCAGCAAAGATTCTCAAACCGTTTCTGGTaggtttatgacgtcatagtatCTATTTATGGATGGACCACTTCAAGTGCCTTCATTGTTCTTTCGTTTAACAGATAACGAAGATATTAGATCGAACCGCGGATTATCCGCTAAATACTCTGACTTCGGCCAAGCAAGTAGCTGATGTACTACGCCACCTTACGGAAAGTTTTGGCGTTGCAAATGAGCATCACGTGGTAAGAGCagaagtataaaagttaatgtGGTAGatttaaaaactaaacacagctaacttgtttgttttttataatttcagtACCAATTGGTGAGAACTTTGAACCGATTAGAGCGCATCGTTCATAAACACTCTAGCGAGGGcgatgatgatgtcataaggTCAATTGCGGCTTCATGCGTTGTCGTTACGTCACATTTGATGGAATTTTCCGACGAAATTCGTTTCAAGGTAACAACTTGTATAATAATACTGACGTAACACTTCAATTCTTCAATGACAATTATTGCAAAGATCAAAGAAAATTCGCGAATGACCCGGCTGGGCAAGctgcttatgacgtcattggtaCCAGGAGAAGATACGATGacgtttgaaacaaaatccGTTCAAGGACGATTCCTTAAGTTAAACATTGACGTCATCAGTAAGTTTTATTGAGCAGGAATGTCGAACTCGCCATCCACTTTGAGCTCAAGTGCGACACCCGACGAGTTTTGTTTCATGATCTTTTCTGAAATCGTTGGCTGCGTTCAATTTTATtactctacagtctacatGGGCTTTATGCTTTTGCGTTCAAACTCTGACTCTGTGGcttaaaaaaagaattttaaacgCAGTTGCTAACACAATTATTGACCAGACCCGTTTCTGACAAGCGCTAAGCTGTAAGACGATGCCtagaaaagttatttttttaacgAAAATAAATTACAGTAAGAAACTAGAAGGTtgatttttgtcttttgtCGTGACGTTGAAAGCCCGACAACGACGATAATCATCatttagttaatttttatcgtttttatgttttgccaTATTTAATCTTCAAACAATACACAACTAATTATATTTCGCAAGTTTTTGGTGTAGGATAAATTTTGTGGAATCGGCTTCGCAATGTTTAAGCAATTTCGCTTCATTATTTGTCGTTTATTTTCCTCAGTAGGCCGCGTTTTGCAACGATTTTAACTCTTTGACGTTAATTAGTGGCTTAATTCGAGCGAAACGTAGAATAacgaaaaaaaactttttagatCCACTCAATGACTCTTCACTTCGACTTCCAAATATACACGCACTGAGCAATGAAGTCATCAATGTCGAGGcataatatatttaatttgctttattttgcgCGATTTAACGTGATAATGAGACGATTTTATGATTTCCAGGTTTTCACCTACGATTCGTCCATCAACTTTAACACGAGGACCCACAAAGTCGATCAAGTCACGTCCGTCTCCATGACAACGGGATGGCAAAACGAGATCCCGGTCAATCGCAACGAGgccaaaaatcaaacaattggCTTCCCCTTGCCAGCACAGCCTGGTAAAGGAAACATAACAATGAGGGTTGAGAGTGAATGCGACGTGGCTGGTTGTCACAGCAAAGCCGCAGGTTGGGCTTTGTTTGATTGGATGCTCTACAAACGAGATGGAAACGACCTCTTTCTTACAATTCATGTCGAAAACATGGAtcagaaaattgaaaattgtaCAATGAGCCTGGAAACTACCGACCAAAGCtctttcaaaataaagaaagagtTTCACGAAAAGGGTTTGTTTACAGAAAATAAGAGTCTCGGTTTTTATGTTTCTAAAGATCAGCACTtttctaattatttttttgcacttttgcaactttttgtcGCGTTTATTCTCAGAGTCTTTGTACACCTGGTCGATTTCCGAAAATTCACTTCCGCACAGACAAGTCGAACTGAACGTCACAGTGTATGTTGATCTCGGTGCGGGTTATTACCGCATTGGAAGTTTGATCAACGTGACATTTACGTCATTTATACTGAACTGCTTGCATTGGGAAGATCGAATGCGCGACTGGGGCGAGGGCTCTTGCAAGGTCATATATTTGATGTCGATGTTTGtatcataaaacatttttgaagcaGAGTTTAAACTAATTCTTAAtctaacttttatttttttaatcattCCAAGCATTATGAGCAAAGTAATGTTATTATCATCAGGTCCATCAAAACGCTGGGACAGTTAATTGTGAATGTGACGTAGACCAGGTCACAGCAAACAGGTTTAAGAGGAGCGGAGAGGAGTCAATTCCTCAGATTATCTACGCTTCCCATCTTCTTGTGTTTCCCAACAAGATCAATTATGACCAAGTAAAGATGTTTATGACATAGTAGACGTTTTTAGTTCTTATTGTCAATTATTGAATCGTTTTTAGCTTTCCTGGAATCTTTGGGAGCAATTCCAACAAAATCCAGTGATCATCATCGTTTTATCTGCTCTTTACGTCATCTACGCTCTTCTCCTTATATGGGCGAGAAATAAAGATCAAAATGAGGAGAAAAAAGTACAAAGTTATCAAACTATTGTCAAATTCATGAAAtgatttatcaaattttaatattaaaaattttgaagggACTCTTCATTGAAGTTGCGGACAACTCACCAAACGACCAATACcggtattacgtcacaatttatACCGGTAGTCGTCCAAACGCCGGTACCACCGCGGCTGTCAGCATGAGACTACTGGGCAAAAGACAAAGAAGCAATGCTCACGTCATACAAGTACAATGATGACGTCTGCCATGATGTATGATAGTTGGTTCCGACGTCATAATGattgattgtttgtttagCGAGAAAACGACAACGTGCTATCTGTGGGTAGCGTGCAATCGTTCCTTATTACCACACCACGTAGCTTGGGCGACATCAAAGCAGTCAGGATGTGGCGCAATGACGGAGGGAGCAATCCTGAGTGGTATGAATTAGTGACAAGTTAACTGCAGTTGTATGAATTAGAGTTGAAAACGGTCCTTGTATTTTTAACTCAAAAAGTTAAATGAATCTCAAACTAGGCCATAAACTTAAgtttattaaatcaaaaaattcaTCTTTTAATGCTAATCTTAGACTGTTCATTTTTAAGTTGTGTTCTGCAGGAGGATTTTGGCACTTTACGCGCAAGTAAATTCGTGTAATGAAAGTGCCTGTATAGTGTGTAGTGAAAGCTTGGCCCGACTTAAAACTCTTGCATGAATTAGTTATTTATTGCAAGTTATACGTCAGGTATCTGGAACGTATGATTGTACGAGATTTGGAAACAAACGAGTGTTGGTTCTTTCTGTGCGGTACCAGGTTCACCGACGTCCTGGAATATACATTCCGGGCCTCCACGTTAGAGGAACTACAAATATCTAATAAATTGTTCCtcttaaaatgtgaaaaccACTTTAAAGACAGGTATGTTGCTCATTGATTTCACCTCGCTGTGCTAGATTGTCATCTCGTAATCTTCTCATTTTCAGACACGTCTGGTATTCCTTATACGGTATGAGGCCTTGGCAGCAATACGTCATGACGAGGGTGGAAAGAGTGGCAACTTGCTTTCTCTTCATATTCATGGTCATGTTAACATCTATGATGTTTCATGGCCACAGTTATGCGGTAGTGATGGCTGG
Proteins encoded in this window:
- the LOC143444978 gene encoding polycystin family receptor for egg jelly-like; the encoded protein is MTKEIGKIQRKGSCFGWQTLYITGDDVMEISMDKLVRSDHYYVRLIVSGPHYDETFADQIIVMKSTSIPNVTLRCRSNCEKLFSPHKPMILQLDCDDCTRHSWVLSVKSGQQLSLCQNRRFCKLNNSLLNIISTSSNVTGIGYNVDGDMASATLILNPLSPPSGGSCRVSPRCGIAFVTKFNVSCSGYAQGQASLKFKFSVKEKDHDNLLQSSCDPNLYDLTLSSEDLVSDVTISIAICGLRQSCTEKTLTVTLRKTSDVNKHLTSDVFYAISSHNLQRTAQVIPPLSSAKILKPFLITKILDRTADYPLNTLTSAKQVADVLRHLTESFGVANEHHVYQLVRTLNRLERIVHKHSSEGDDDVIRSIAASCVVVTSHLMEFSDEIRFKIKENSRMTRLGKLLMTSLVPGEDTMTFETKSVQGRFLKLNIDVINPLNDSSLRLPNIHALSNEVINVEVFTYDSSINFNTRTHKVDQVTSVSMTTGWQNEIPVNRNEAKNQTIGFPLPAQPGKGNITMRVESECDVAGCHSKAAGWALFDWMLYKRDGNDLFLTIHVENMDQKIENCTMSLETTDQSSFKIKKEFHEKESLYTWSISENSLPHRQVELNVTVYVDLGAGYYRIGSLINVTFTSFILNCLHWEDRMRDWGEGSCKVHQNAGTVNCECDVDQVTANRFKRSGEESIPQIIYASHLLVFPNKINYDQLSWNLWEQFQQNPVIIIVLSALYVIYALLLIWARNKDQNEEKKGLFIEVADNSPNDQYRYYVTIYTGSRPNAGTTAAVSMRLLGKRQRSNAHVIQVQ
- the LOC143444979 gene encoding polycystin-1-like protein 2 gives rise to the protein MWRNDGGSNPEWYLERMIVRDLETNECWFFLCGTRFTDVLEYTFRASTLEELQISNKLFLLKCENHFKDRHVWYSLYGMRPWQQYVMTRVERVATCFLFIFMVMLTSMMFHGHSYAVVMAGGHPEFYCKA